In the Thiomicrorhabdus sp. genome, one interval contains:
- the ccoN gene encoding cytochrome-c oxidase, cbb3-type subunit I: MDTTAKPQYDNGVVKYLTVGAITFLVLGTFMGTFAAAQLAWPQLNFDIAEITFARLRVMHTNTVIFAFGGMTLMATAFYTVQRTNGVKLWSNTMAWWTAILFTIGLLAVVVTISLGMTTGKEYHEQEWPLAIAVALVWTLYTFNFVMTIASRNKETHPNVYVSNWFFMGMMIAITYLYVVNGLAIPVSLFRSYSMFAGVQDAMIQWWWGHNAVGFFLTAGFLAIMYYFVPKQAQRPIYSYRLSVIHFWALMFGYVWLGAHHLQYTALPDWTGSLGAVISLAMIIPSWGGALNGMLTLSGAWDRLRTDYILRFLIISLAFYAMSTFEGPVMAAKTVNALSHYTDWTVGHVHSGALGWVAMVSIGALYHMVMKLWKTEMYSMQLINFHFWLATIGTVFYIVAMWVSGIMQGLMWRAYDEYGTLAYTFAESVSAMHPYYAMRAFGGLLFFSGAVVMLYNVVMTIRMANAKASQKVEAHA, encoded by the coding sequence ATGGATACGACAGCAAAGCCACAATATGATAATGGCGTGGTGAAGTATTTAACGGTGGGTGCAATTACGTTTTTGGTGCTGGGTACTTTTATGGGTACTTTCGCCGCGGCGCAGCTTGCATGGCCACAGTTAAACTTTGATATTGCGGAAATCACTTTTGCCAGATTACGTGTTATGCATACAAACACCGTAATTTTTGCATTCGGTGGTATGACGCTAATGGCGACGGCTTTCTATACGGTTCAACGTACGAACGGTGTGAAGTTGTGGAGTAATACTATGGCATGGTGGACAGCGATTTTGTTCACGATCGGTCTTTTGGCTGTAGTAGTTACAATCTCTCTGGGTATGACGACCGGTAAGGAATATCATGAGCAAGAATGGCCTTTGGCGATTGCAGTTGCTTTGGTATGGACCTTGTATACCTTTAACTTCGTGATGACGATCGCTTCTCGTAACAAAGAAACGCATCCGAACGTTTACGTGTCGAACTGGTTCTTCATGGGGATGATGATCGCGATCACTTATCTGTATGTTGTTAACGGCTTGGCGATTCCGGTTTCTCTATTCCGTTCTTATTCTATGTTCGCCGGTGTTCAAGACGCCATGATTCAATGGTGGTGGGGACACAATGCGGTAGGCTTCTTCCTGACGGCAGGTTTCTTGGCGATCATGTACTACTTCGTTCCTAAGCAGGCACAACGTCCTATCTACTCATACCGTCTATCGGTTATCCACTTCTGGGCTTTGATGTTCGGTTATGTTTGGTTGGGCGCTCACCACTTGCAGTATACAGCGCTTCCGGACTGGACAGGTTCCCTGGGTGCGGTTATCTCTCTGGCGATGATTATTCCGTCATGGGGTGGTGCACTTAACGGTATGTTGACGCTTTCCGGTGCCTGGGACCGTTTGCGTACGGACTACATTCTGCGCTTCCTGATTATCTCTTTGGCATTCTACGCCATGTCGACCTTCGAAGGTCCGGTTATGGCGGCGAAAACCGTAAACGCACTTTCTCACTACACTGACTGGACGGTTGGTCACGTTCACTCCGGTGCTTTGGGTTGGGTTGCAATGGTTTCGATCGGTGCCTTGTATCACATGGTTATGAAGCTGTGGAAAACAGAAATGTACTCTATGCAGTTGATTAACTTCCACTTCTGGTTGGCGACAATCGGTACTGTGTTCTACATCGTTGCGATGTGGGTATCCGGTATCATGCAAGGTCTGATGTGGCGTGCGTATGACGAATACGGCACATTGGCTTATACCTTCGCTGAGTCAGTATCTGCGATGCACCCATACTACGCGATGCGTGCTTTCGGTGGACTACTGTTCTTCTCCGGTGCGGTTGTAATGCTATATAACGTAGTGATGACAATCCGTATGGCGAACGCTAAAGCGTCGCAAAAGGTAGAGGCTCACGCCTAA
- the ccoG gene encoding cytochrome c oxidase accessory protein CcoG: protein MSESKKELYRDNRQTGSVLDEFDSSNKNLENIGVEILPVHTSGTVHAKRIDGKFRTVKWIIAAFWLSLFLGPYLRWDGHQAILWDLANRQFHIFGLTILPQDIWILAMILLFFALLLAASTAVAGRLWCGYFCFHTVWTDVFTWIEEKLEGQPNKRIKLDEAPVSLEKLKIKVPKHLIWLAIGFMTSFSFVAYFTDAFDLWGRLFKLEWSGLETTVILSLGVATYFFAGWLREQTCIGFCPYARIQGAMIDTQTVVPTYDQDRGEPRGRMKRAKPGEEAPQLGDCIDCNLCVAVCPTGVDIRRGQQFGCITCGLCIDACDSVMEKIKKPKGLIRYASLAEFAGKKLPPVWKRPRVIVYSGIMAFAAAIMIYGLTTMSPIDVKALHERSPLFVQMSDGNIQNKWTIKIVNKGAEPMEAQISVTGPEGLTYQADKIVHIQPGNVGSTTLLVKIPRKMLTDTNVPVTIKVVDLKNPAIQEDYSSVFIGPKPR from the coding sequence ATGTCTGAGAGTAAAAAGGAACTTTATCGGGATAATCGTCAGACCGGCTCGGTACTGGACGAGTTTGATTCTTCCAACAAGAATCTGGAAAATATCGGTGTTGAAATTCTGCCTGTACACACCAGTGGAACGGTTCATGCGAAAAGAATTGACGGAAAGTTCCGTACGGTTAAGTGGATTATTGCCGCTTTCTGGCTGTCTCTTTTCCTGGGGCCTTATCTGCGTTGGGATGGGCATCAGGCGATTCTTTGGGATTTGGCTAACCGCCAGTTCCATATTTTCGGTCTGACGATTCTGCCGCAGGATATCTGGATTCTGGCAATGATTCTATTGTTTTTCGCTTTGTTGCTTGCCGCATCCACGGCCGTTGCCGGTCGCCTGTGGTGTGGGTATTTCTGCTTCCATACCGTGTGGACGGATGTGTTTACCTGGATTGAGGAAAAACTCGAAGGCCAGCCGAACAAGCGTATCAAATTGGACGAAGCTCCAGTGAGTTTAGAAAAGCTGAAGATCAAGGTTCCCAAGCATTTGATCTGGCTGGCAATCGGTTTTATGACGTCCTTCAGTTTTGTTGCTTATTTCACCGATGCTTTCGATTTATGGGGGCGCTTGTTCAAACTTGAATGGAGTGGTCTGGAAACAACGGTTATTCTCTCGTTGGGTGTGGCGACTTACTTTTTTGCCGGTTGGTTGCGTGAGCAAACCTGTATCGGTTTTTGTCCATATGCGCGTATTCAAGGTGCGATGATCGACACTCAGACGGTGGTTCCGACCTATGATCAGGATCGAGGCGAACCGCGCGGGCGGATGAAACGCGCCAAGCCGGGCGAGGAAGCGCCGCAGTTGGGTGACTGCATCGATTGTAATTTGTGTGTGGCGGTTTGCCCGACCGGAGTGGATATTCGACGGGGTCAGCAGTTTGGTTGTATTACCTGCGGTCTATGTATTGACGCCTGTGACTCGGTAATGGAGAAAATTAAAAAACCGAAAGGTCTGATCCGTTACGCTTCGCTGGCTGAATTTGCCGGTAAGAAATTGCCTCCGGTTTGGAAACGTCCGCGAGTTATTGTTTACAGCGGTATTATGGCGTTTGCAGCGGCGATAATGATTTATGGTTTGACAACCATGTCGCCAATCGACGTTAAGGCATTGCATGAGCGTTCGCCATTGTTTGTTCAGATGAGCGATGGCAACATTCAGAATAAATGGACGATCAAAATCGTCAACAAAGGTGCGGAGCCGATGGAAGCCCAGATTTCCGTAACGGGACCGGAGGGTTTGACTTATCAGGCAGATAAAATTGTCCATATTCAACCTGGTAATGTCGGTTCGACAACGCTTCTGGTCAAAATCCCTCGCAAGATGCTGACCGACACCAATGTACCGGTGACGATCAAAGTGGTGGATTTAAAGAATCCGGCGATCCAGGAAGACTATAGCAGTGTCTTTATCGGTCCTAAACCGCGCTAA
- the ccoP gene encoding cytochrome-c oxidase, cbb3-type subunit III, with protein MAHHNPWPDEGNTGHIWDEDIRELDNPPPLWWMLSFYAGFIMIIFYTLYYPVIPLTDKTGEFTKGFADWTQINEYHDDYKVLKDWRVAKFADKEEKLASMSVADILKDDELKSYAVATSKMLFGDYCAACHGAGGAGNPNFPVLADDDWLWGGKANQIEASITNGRVGNMPARGMMGNLTDEDIEHVTDYVMALSEGKGNDAQFAAGKAVFAKGMCLACHGPTGKPLAPAGAANLTDQVWRFSSDREEVKNVIMYGVNVKKNGEYVKGTRQAIMPAFKERLPNPEVNIKRLAVYVHELGGGQ; from the coding sequence ATGGCACATCATAATCCATGGCCAGATGAAGGGAACACTGGGCATATTTGGGATGAGGATATCCGTGAATTGGATAACCCGCCGCCACTTTGGTGGATGCTGTCCTTCTATGCCGGTTTCATTATGATCATTTTCTACACCTTGTATTACCCGGTTATTCCGTTGACCGATAAGACGGGCGAGTTTACCAAAGGTTTTGCAGACTGGACCCAGATCAACGAATACCATGATGACTATAAGGTGCTAAAAGACTGGCGTGTTGCAAAGTTCGCCGATAAAGAAGAAAAGTTGGCTTCCATGTCGGTTGCCGACATTCTGAAAGACGACGAATTGAAGTCTTACGCGGTAGCAACCTCCAAGATGCTGTTCGGTGATTACTGTGCAGCGTGTCACGGTGCCGGTGGTGCCGGTAATCCCAACTTCCCTGTTCTAGCTGACGATGATTGGCTGTGGGGCGGTAAAGCGAATCAGATTGAAGCCTCGATTACCAACGGTCGTGTCGGTAACATGCCTGCCCGCGGTATGATGGGGAATTTGACTGATGAGGATATCGAGCATGTAACCGACTATGTCATGGCGCTTTCTGAAGGTAAAGGCAATGATGCTCAATTCGCAGCCGGCAAAGCGGTATTTGCCAAAGGCATGTGTTTGGCATGTCATGGACCGACTGGTAAACCATTGGCACCAGCCGGTGCGGCAAATCTGACCGATCAGGTATGGCGTTTCAGTTCGGATCGTGAAGAAGTGAAAAATGTCATCATGTACGGTGTAAACGTTAAGAAGAACGGCGAATACGTTAAGGGTACTCGTCAAGCGATTATGCCAGCCTTTAAAGAAAGATTGCCTAACCCAGAAGTGAATATTAAACGCTTGGCCGTTTATGTTCACGAGTTAGGTGGTGGACAGTAA
- the ccoO gene encoding cytochrome-c oxidase, cbb3-type subunit II — protein sequence MSDQHDKPKNIQDGLERNIFALFVATALAVSIAGIVEIVPLFYLKSAVDYTEQTDKYGNVKNEKFPELVWERTFTEDADGKLVADKALYKQDKNGKWVLADWKKGDGVRPYTPLELAGRDLYLREGCYICHSQMIRPFRDERERYGHYSLATESMYDHPMQWGSKRTGPDLARLGGKYSDEWHVMHLLRPQDVVPESVMPAYPWLSENMVSEDFFGTKRDMQKRLSVMRTLGVPYTDEEIANADKAIEGYTEMDAIVAYLQVLGTMVKLDDSKVYRQ from the coding sequence ATGTCAGATCAACACGACAAACCAAAAAATATTCAAGACGGTTTAGAGCGCAATATTTTTGCTCTATTCGTCGCGACTGCTTTAGCGGTATCCATTGCCGGTATCGTTGAAATCGTACCTCTGTTCTATTTGAAATCAGCGGTCGATTACACCGAACAAACCGACAAATACGGTAACGTTAAAAACGAAAAATTCCCTGAACTGGTCTGGGAAAGAACTTTCACCGAAGATGCGGACGGAAAGCTGGTTGCCGATAAAGCCTTGTACAAGCAAGACAAAAACGGCAAGTGGGTTCTGGCCGACTGGAAAAAAGGCGATGGTGTACGTCCGTATACTCCGCTTGAGCTGGCCGGTCGCGATCTCTATCTTCGTGAAGGTTGCTATATTTGCCACTCGCAGATGATTCGTCCTTTCCGTGATGAACGTGAACGTTATGGTCACTATTCACTGGCGACAGAATCAATGTATGACCACCCGATGCAATGGGGTTCAAAGCGTACAGGTCCTGACCTGGCTCGTCTCGGCGGTAAATACTCGGATGAATGGCACGTTATGCACCTGCTCCGTCCGCAGGATGTAGTACCTGAGTCGGTAATGCCGGCGTATCCTTGGTTATCCGAGAACATGGTTTCTGAAGATTTCTTCGGCACCAAACGTGATATGCAAAAGCGTTTGTCTGTAATGCGTACTCTTGGTGTGCCTTACACGGATGAAGAAATTGCAAACGCGGACAAAGCGATTGAAGGTTACACCGAAATGGATGCAATCGTCGCTTATCTGCAGGTATTGGGAACGATGGTTAAGCTGGATGACAGCAAAGTCTATCGTCAGTAA
- the hisB gene encoding imidazoleglycerol-phosphate dehydratase HisB, producing MRMRTATIERNTLETQITLSVNLDGQGEASLDTGVPFFEHMLDQIARHGMIDLNIKANGDTHIDDHHTVEDVGISLGQAISKAVGDKKGITRYGHAYVPLDEALSRVVIDLSGRPGLEFHCDFTREQIGSFETQLVMEFFQGFVNHANATLHIDNIRGINAHHQAETIFKAFGRALRMALSADERMAGKMPSTKGSL from the coding sequence ATCCGGATGCGTACCGCGACTATTGAACGAAATACACTAGAAACGCAAATTACTCTGTCAGTCAATCTTGACGGCCAAGGTGAAGCCAGTCTGGATACCGGCGTCCCCTTTTTCGAACACATGCTGGATCAGATCGCCCGTCACGGGATGATCGATCTGAACATCAAAGCCAACGGCGACACGCACATTGACGACCACCACACTGTGGAAGATGTCGGCATCAGCCTTGGTCAGGCTATCAGCAAAGCTGTCGGCGACAAAAAAGGAATTACGCGTTACGGTCACGCCTATGTTCCTTTGGACGAAGCCCTCTCCAGAGTCGTGATCGATCTGTCGGGACGTCCCGGACTGGAATTCCATTGCGACTTTACCCGTGAGCAGATCGGTTCATTTGAAACCCAGCTGGTAATGGAATTCTTTCAAGGATTCGTCAATCACGCAAATGCCACTCTGCATATCGACAATATTCGCGGCATCAATGCCCACCATCAGGCAGAAACGATTTTCAAAGCTTTTGGACGCGCTCTGCGTATGGCATTGAGTGCCGATGAACGCATGGCCGGAAAAATGCCCTCAACTAAAGGAAGCCTGTAA